TTATGTGGCTGTTTTTCTACAGACTGGGGcatgagaggctggagagcagccccacagaaagggatctgggggttttggtctACAGCAACTTGAATCTCTGCCAGCAGAgtgccttggcagccaggagggccgACCGTGTGCTGGGGTGCATCAGGGACAGCGCTGCCACCTgggtgagggaagggattgtcctgctctgctctgctctgctggtgcggcctcaccttcAGTGCTGTGTGcggttttgggtgccacagtataagTAGGACATAAAGCTATTAGAGTGTCCAGAATAGGGCTACAAAAATAgagaagggtctggaggggaagatttcatgaggagcagctgagaccccttggtttgttcagcccctagcagagcaggctgaggggaggcctcctGGCAGCCtacagctccctcaggaggggagcggaggggcaggcgctgagctctgctctctggggacagcgacaggacccgagggaatggcatggagctgggacaggggagggtcaggctgggggttagggaaagggtctgcatCCAGGGGgtgctcgggcactgggacgggctccccagggcagtgggcatagcaccaagctgctggagttcaagaagcctttgggcagtgctctcagacatctGGCTTCATTTTTGGGTGGTCTGGTGTGCAGCCAGTTGGACTCAAcaatccttgtgggtccttttCAACTAAggatattctgtggttctgtgatcgTTTTAGAGAGTGGCATTAAAGCCTTGAAGACCGCTTGTTGCAAAATCTGGATCTAATGTTTCTGTTGGTTATGGTTAATGTTTGTGGTGTAACAGCGTGTTATGGAAACACAGCTGCCTCTGTGTCTTATAATGTAAAGGCAATTCATTATTTACAGTGttgcagaaaaggcaaaattgtTACTACAagaatacatacatacatacgcTGATACATACAGCCATTCTTATGATGCGACTTGGTTGCTGCTTTGTGGCCTTAAAAGAGCAATTAAGGAGAACAACAGAACTGTAGGGTGGTTTTTGGGTTCCTGGAGTTTCCCAGTCCTCAGCTGTTTGTACTGGCATCTATTCCCACagtcacaggatcacagaatcatctaggttggaagagacctccaagatcaccaagtccaacctctgacctaacaataacaagtcctccactaaaccgtatcactaagctctacatctaaacagcttttaaatcttaacagaagaactgaaaaatgataTGGTAGTCATCCCCTTACACCATGATTCATCCTTAGATGCTcacaaaccaaagaaaacatttgttctgtAGGCACACCTCTTGCgacacacaacaaaaccaagGTAACTACAGATTTCTCAGAAAATcttcactttattttccttgttcatatgatgaaaaatattgcaTACAGGGGATATTCAGACTAGTGGGCCTGCCTACATTTAAATCTAATAATGTGAAATGCATGTTTTAGCATATAACAGACACCTGTAAGTAAACTTAATAGGAACAGAATATtggtttggaaataaaatgacattCATTGTCTGAATGGTGTTTcagaatggaaatgaaaaatgtgtaaaGCATTTGttagaattacagaatataTTGCTCAAAGTCATTTGGTGTCCTGATGATTCATTTCCCATTATTCTGTTGTTATTCTTTAAGTAACTTTTTAATATCTAGTTTGGCCATGCCTATTGCCCATTTgctagttttcagaaaaaaaaatattttgatgcaaAACAGTTGGTCAGGGTGGCCTACTCTGTGGTTCTTCCTTGGTTATGGGCTTCATTCTGCAGACCTGTCTTCAGCAAAGGTAAAAATGTAAAGACAGCTGTCTTACAGGAATGCAAGTCCCTACAGTAgttacatttctgtatttaaaaaagcaaacaaacaaaaaaaaaaaccacatttttcAAGACTTACTCTGCAAGACATATTTCAGCTTACTACAAATGTCAGACTGGTAGAATAACTATTTGCCAGTGTTTTGTGATTACTgtcaatttttaaagaaattttacaaataatttttgagGCTTAATTATGGTCATTTACCTAAGGTTATTCTAGATGATGTTCAGAAGTTTTAAAGAGTCAGGCATCCATCTCTGATTGCTTCCAGGCCTCTGATACCCAGCAGTTATGTAAGGATTAGGGCTGGTTGGGACAGTTCCAGCAAAGAAATAGGAAACAACTGCCTTTGCTGcagtttctcattttgttttcagactgaCTATTTCAGGTTGGTGGTGTGCTTTCAGTAACCGCTTGTGATTACCATCTGAGCTTTGCGTATCATCTGAGAAATGGAACctcaaaaacacaacaccacCGAAACAGAGTGGGAACATTTAGGTGGTACTAGATGCAATGTGACGCATCCTTTCTTTGCACAGCCTGAGGTAATTTAGTTGCAGAACAAGATGGTATAATTGAAGACAAAAACCTCATCTGCACGCTATATGCTGTACAACTAATATTCCAGACATCTCATTCAGCATTGACAATAACCGAATTTTGGAAAAGTTCCTGTTTTTATTGCGTACTTTGACACCAGactttttaaacatctttaaGTTCACTGTGTACGTGCCCACCTGTTTTTTTCATAGCGTTAACTTCGATCTGTAGTAACTGTTGATAATGATAAAAAGTGGCTTTGAAAACATACTCTGTCTACAGTGTTTTTATGTCACTAGGTGACAGTGAAGTGTACATTCCTACTTTGTACTAGATGAGTAAAACTTAACAGGTAGAACTCAAGATAGAAGTGACAGAACTCAAACAAGCTGACTGACTGCCCTGTAGCTAGCCAGTGACTCTGAATATTGGCCAGATACCTCTTGGACAGCTCCAACCCAAAAAAGACTCCGTGAAGAATCTTGGGTACAGATCTTTGTGGTTACTTGAGTAAGGTGAAACAGAACTACACATTTTCAGACTATGTTGCTATTCTTAACGCAACTCTGAGAGTTTCACTCCTGGTTTTGCTTTCGCATCTATTACTTACTGGGAAAGTTCTGTTGTAAAAGAAGGTGCTTTATGTGAGTAGAAAGGACGCTGTCCAGTGgggtgtttgttttggttttgatttgtttgggtttgatttattttgtcttattttgtcttgttttaaacAGAGGTAGAAGCGTGTTCCACTTTAGTGGggttttcattgtttatttaAAGGTATGTTTTCATAATGTAAACCTTAATGGTGAGGACAAAGGCAGTTATGCTTGCTAAAATTTTagaacacaaaaacacagaaacaacttCTAGTTACAAATACCAGCCTGAAAAAAACTTCACACTTTTCTTCTCCTCGGCACGTGCTTGTCAACATACACAGTCTGTACAATGTGATCAGACACTTCTAGTTAACGCTCACACAACCAAAATAGATTAAAGGTACGTActgaattttttaaaacagtacaGGTTAAGCAATCTGGAATTTAAGGCATGTtagaaacagagggaaagacTTTGTGCtcatttattcagtttttaaatgaaacaaaaatcttaCATAGCTTTCCAATTGACAGTCAGAAATGGATCTTTTGAAGTAGcaacactacaaaaaaaatcctagttTAGGACTATGAGAAAAGCACTCAGCTAGAGAATGGGACTGGTTTACTTAAATAAACTAAAATCCCAAACCAAACAGTAGATTGCCCCCACTGCATTTATGTAATTAAACTTCCAGCAGTCAGCTGCTTACTTTACAACGTCCTTTAAAACTTCATTGGGGTGTTACTGCTCTGGTCTGTAAGAATTGGCCTTTATGTCATTATCAGTGTTTATGTAAATCCCGCTGCATGGGATGCAAGTTGCAGACTCATAACAGAGGACAAAACTGTCATGCAGACAGAAGTCTGATTTCATTAGTTACGTGCATAGTACGGCGGAGCTCCCTTGCTGTGATCCTGCAACATGCTCTGCTTTCCATGCATGTGCTAAGCATTCGCACATCAGCTCACAGGTGTTCTAAAGAGCACTTGGGAAACTAGCTCATTTATGTCCTGAAAGGCTGGCAAGTTCTGTTCTCAGTCCTTGTTCTTAAGATAAATtcttacatacatgtataacagAAAGCTTGCAATTCTGCAGTGTCTGTTTAGCTAGCCTAAAGAAATTCTTGTTAAGTCCCATCACCGATGCCAGATgaacaagggaaaaagaaaactgaaacagcaGAAGTCAGGATTGTTTTCTATTAATCATTGGCTTCTGCTCTATGccttaaaattcaatttttgtGCTTCCTGAGCATGTAGGTGGGGATTTGTTTTTGCCAAGCCACTGTTCAGCTTCCTAGTAATCATATACAGGTTGTCAGAACTGGCCTGTTTCCACATGCGTTTGATATGTAAACCGACTGTGTTGGTCTTAGGCTGTGGGGATGGTAAGCTGAtgcttcccagctgctgggatACACGAGGTATTTCAGGACAGTTTCCTGAAGAATGTTCTGTCCTGCCTCCTACGCTCCCCATATTTTTCCCTCCAGATCAACTCCTTCCCcctcaaaaacatttaattagGCAGTGATGCCTAACGTCTtattcccctgctgctgccccagcccaagCATGACATCAGTGATGGAGCAGGGTATGTCAGCTTCCCCATGGCAAAAAGGGGCATGAAGTAGGACAAACTGAGCTGAGTAGTGCTCAGAAGGAGACAGGGCTGTGTTACAAGTTGGGTACATTAAACAAGTGGAATGGAAACTTTTGAAAAAGGCAGGTGGGTATCAGCTGCTTGGTGTTAGCTAAGTGATAGATATCTAAGTCAGGGGTGCCAAACCAAGTTTAAGAGAAAATACTGAGACAGGGCAAAAGCAGACTGATCGTGCAAGTCAAATTCATTTTAGAAGGTCCAATGGAAAGTGATTGGATCTCAGAAGAATGAGGCCAGCAGCTAATGCAAAGGAAAGCAATCCGCTTTCTTAGATAGACAAATTGCACTGCATTTGCCACAGAGCAAAAAGCATCCAGAAGGACTGTTATTTCAGTGCAGCTTAAGAGCTGCATCTTAATCCGTCTTTGATAATTTGCTTCTTTAGATACACCCTTGAGTGCATCTGGCTATAAATAGTCCAAAGGCCAGCAGTCAAGAACAAAAGGTGCAGAGCTAGTATCATCACCTGTTCATTTGGTTTTTGCCCTGCTTTAAGGGTTAGCAAAAATAGCATAAGCACAGCAATTCTCTTAAATCCAGGCTTTTAACTCCTGTACTTAGGGAGTTTTAGGAAGGCCAGTCAGTCTGCCTTCAGAACTATTTTGGGCCATTTGACCAGCGTAAGGTAGGTGACACAACAGTAATAATGTACCTGATGACCTAGTGCCCTTCTGTGGCACTAGAAGggtggtgtttcttttctctctcattcacAGTCAATGAGGAGTGTTATACGGTTTCTCACCTTTAACCCTTCCTTACCTTTGCTGGCTGCCACTGGTGAGGGTTGGATTTCAGAGGTCACGCGTTAAGTGAGGCAGCCTGAAATGTCTGTGAGGTAACACtggtttttaaaaagcaaagcaaaaaccaaaTGGTTCGGAGGGCAGATGGAAGTATCAATAACATTGACAGTTACATCATTCAGAAAAACTATTGAGAAACTGTGCTCCACGTCACGGTTCAGTCAGGAAAAGAAGCTGCAACAATCAACAGAGATCCTTTTAACTGTAGCAACATTTGCCCACTATACACAAAATACCAAAAGATACAGGGTGAATGGGTCATCGGGGATACTGATTTACCGGTTACAGGAACATGACAAATTCAGAGTCCGACATCTACTTacacttctgaaaagcaaatagGCAACTAGAGATTCACCTAATGTAGGTAAAATTTAATGAAGGATCATTGATCGCTCACAGATAGAGAATTTGATGCAAAAAAGACCACTGACTTGTGAAGCCTCTGTCCATAGTTTAGTAGCTATTAGAGTGGTATTTGACTTCACCAGCGGATAAGAAAGTTTGATTGCTGTTTCCACCAAATGTTACTGAGTGAGCAGCCGGGGTCACAGGgaagtggtttgtttttttttttgctttgtccttTACACACACGTAATAGCCTGCAAAATGCTAGAAATAACttgattaaattttatttaaaagttgaAAAGATCTACCTGAAGCATAAGTTTAGCCAAGGCCACAAAGTCATGTgagttttaaatacatgtaatatCTTACCATGCCAAAGCAtctcaaggttttttttttatagaagaTCTACAATGCCACTGTTAAATGAATGGAAACAAGCAAGTCTTTGGTTTGAGAGGCACCAGCCAAAACATTCTGGCAACAAAACCAAGTAGCAGAGAGACAATGTCTGGAAATGGAAGAATGAAACAAGGTCAATAAAGAGTACCTAAGGCACCTTGTTTATAGTCATCTTTGCTACACTCCTTAAGACCTCcaaataatatataaaactgCGAATGCTAAGGAATGTGAAGATGAAACAGCAGAGGACAAAATAAGTTACTCTTATTCCTAGTAAAAATTCCGATGATTGAAGGagatgaataaatacatttctccGAGTGATAATGAAGTAAGAAGAATTAGAGCTAGGAAGATGAGTGAAAGGAGGAACCAGTACCATTAAGAATAAATTCATTCGTTAGTCGTGAATTGCCAGTCAAAATGAAGTAGGAAAAAAGCCTGGGCACTGAGATGTAGATATATTCTTCAATGTCTAGTGCATTTCTCAGTCTCAAGTACTATAGAAggtgggaaaataaaatcccccttaatttaaaaaataaagaataggAGAGTGCAGTCTGTACTCGCTTAAGAACTATACAGCAGGAAGTGCAAAATTGACCCTGCAATGTGCAAAGGAGAATTTTGAAGAGGGATGGGAATTCAGTTTATtctacaataaatatttttaattgccagCTTAGTTGGGACCTTCATCAAATGCAGCACGTAGTTGACTGGTAAAATACGCTACATCTGAGGATAAAACGgttgcagttttgttttggcCCTTCCTCCGTGCAAATCCAATTTAAAAGGGGGCGAGGGGTCCATGACTTCTCTTCAATACTAGATGCTTTGTTAAAGTGAGTCAGCTGTATTGAGTCAGTTCCCTATTTTTATGTTAGCAAATAAAGCTTATAATTAAAACACTCCTAGAGTCttcatcatttttatgttttatattctCTGTTATATTATAAAATACGGTATTTTTCCTGAACTGGGTGCAATGTTCAGTTTCCAAATTTATGTTCCCTTCCTTTTGCTAGCCAGAAAGGGAACTCATCCTTTTGCCTGCTCTTCaagaccaaaagaaaaacctctctTCATCTCAGTCTCTGGCCTTATTTGAGCAGTTCATTTAGACACACCTCTGAAAGTTTCAGAATGTCATGAGAAATTGgaaggaaagactgaaagagGCAGACTTAAAATAGAACagtttcagttggaagggacctacaaagataaTCGAGTCCAACTGTCACAAAGAAATCTTCAGGTTTCCCAACGTGTGCAGCAGAACAGGAAGTTAGGGTAGCTGAACACTTCACGGGATATAAATACTTCCAAGTTTTTCACATAGTTTTGGGAATATCAAACTAACGTCTGCAATAGCCAGAAGCCTGGTTACATTTTAATGtgtattaattaaaaaactGTACAACAGCATTTAGTGTTCATGAAGATGCACGTATGACTGTTACACTTTTGGCATTTTTAGGAAAGCACATCAAGCTTTAAAGCAGAATGAGACTGCATTGTCTTTCAGTACCTAGGTTACACTGAGAATTTGTGCTCACAAAGtacaaaaaaccacaaacattcTTCTCAGTGTCTGTTTTTACCTTGCATTCTCCCCTCAGGTATGGCCCATTTCCTGTTCCCTCGGAGCTACCTTTGGCTATGTGGCTGGTCTGATTATTGCACCTCTGTGGATACACTGGAACCAGAAGCAGCTTACATACAAAAGCAGATAACTGGAGCAAAGAGAGACAAGGTATTTCTTTGTGCAGATTCCATACAGACTGTGCAAACgttttttgttgggttttgttttgttttttagatatatatgtatatgtgtagtCAAAGCCAGAAGACTATCCAAATTCAGTTAGAGTATTTCAGGCCAAGCATCTCCACTCAATAGCATCACACAGATGCAGTTTCAACATGGTGCAGTTTTTGCTTCCTCTAGACTATGTAACCCTGAGAGATTGTACCTTCCAgtcttaataaaatatttgtaacagaCGTGGTGGCTTCTTATTACAAGTTCATTGAGTTTGATTTTATTCCTCTGGATTTCACTGGTGGTAGAAGGCAGAATCATAGTTTTAGCTTTCACACAAGTTCGCCGTGTACCTTAATGCGTTGCATTTAAATTCAGTAGAATTTCACAGTAAGCCTGGCCATTGTCAAATGTATCTCACGTGATTAAACAGCAGTTTATGCATCTTGAGCCTATCCTCTTCTTCACCGTGTGTTTCTTTGGAGTCAGAATGGCTATAATAGCTTCATCAAAAACAGTCTTCAGTCCCTTCTGTGTTAAAGCTGAACACTCCACATAGCAGTAGGCTCCTATCTGTcaagaaaataagttaattCAGTAGCAATCTACTTCAGCTGTTCAGATCTCTGCATGTCAGAAATTTGTTTCTATAGTGACACCACGAAGTTTGGCTGCGATCTTGAAAATTTATCTGAATGTGCTTCCTCCTGTAGGAGACACTAGATTTGTGTTTTCGCCAAAGATCCGGCATTTATTTAAGCTGGTTTGGTTTATAAAGGAAGCATATTAAATAAACTCTTTGTATTGGCAGTGGGGTCCTCAGgcattttttataattaaacaGCGAAAAAGAACGATATAACCCATTTCCGTTTCAAAAAAAGTCTCTGTAAAACTGTCCTGATGAACAGGATCCATGCAGTGTGTTAAAACAGTGTATAgcattctgaaataatttcctaGAAATGCTTTCAACATCTTGCTTCAAAATGGGGCttggacaagatgacctccaAGAAGGGTCCCTTgcaacctcaaccattctgtgagtttttgattttaattatcTCCGATTCACGCTTACATAGTTTTTAAGGAGTTTCTAGACATAAATTTAGAACTATTACTAATAAGCTAGTGCTATTCCATAGATCTAAGCTATATTCAACAATATAAGTAAATATTGTTAACTGGTAACTAGTCATAAGGTTTCATATGCTGGCTggtaaaagaaatgtaaagaaagaaaagtcagttGCAaatagatgtgattttttttgcttctttgctaCTTGATTTCATTTAGGAGTATCCAGTTTACCTCTTTTGCTAATTTCTGTCCTTGCTCCGCAGATAAAGGCTTCTCTTTCATATCATTCAGTCTTGCCAGAGTTTTTGGGTCATCACGAAGATCAATCTAGCAAGAAAGATTGAAGTCATGTTGGAATagtttttctaaacaaaagtCAGCAGGTTATATGACATCCTCATTTTAGAGCATAATTATGTAATGGAGTAtggcatgtaaaaaaaaaaaaaggtgtcacgTCATGGTTCAGATTGTGGATCCTTACTGCTTCAAAAGCTCTAGAAATTTAAGCTGTGAGTTCGTGAGCTACTTTTAATCCAGAAGGACCACACATTTACTCCCTAATTCAGCTCTTCAGTTAGAATATGAGAAAGTTTATCTAGCAGTGCCAGCAAAATTAACCCAAATATAATAGCAACATGTTGGTCACTTCATAATTGAAGGCCAGTCCATGGCCCACGAGAAGCAAGAGGAAATTGTCTCAATTCTCCCCTAGATCCTTTGCTTCCATAAATAATGGATATGATCAATGGTTGCAGACCAAAGTATTCCAAGTAACATTGGAGAGTTATTAGATGAACAACCTTTATTCCTACAATAGTGCTATGTTAGTATGAACAGACACTTCTATTCAGTAAGTCCCATGACTTGTACAGAAAGTCACCCTGAGGGATGCAGCCAACCTTGCCACCCTGTTTACAATGTACAgattttaacaaaatgaaagtcCCTTATTAGAGAACAACACAGATCTACTCTTTTCTGGCAATTGTTAGTGCTGTTCTGCAAAGCCAGAAGGCAGTGCTGCTCAGGTCCTGCTGGATGTGAACTTTCAGCCCGAAGAAATCATACAGTGAACAGATTGATTTAAATAAACTAGAACAGAAACAGATATACCTGTGTTCCTACTAGTAAAAAGGGAACATTAGGTGCATACTCCTTCAACTCTGGTACCCATTCTTCCTTCACGTTTTGAAATGAAGCAGGGTTTACCACTGAGAAGCAGATAAGGAAGACATCGGTCATAGGATAAGATAAAGGTCTCAGACGATCATAGTCttcctgagaaagaaaaattctgttaTCTGCAATCCTAAATTGTTGCTTGTATTTCATTAACTGTATATTCAGGAACCGTACTCCTATTTCAGGAAGTTTGTTGAAGCAAACTTTCTGAGTGTTTACAACTATTCCAGGTTAGTTAGTGTGGCTGTGAGAACAAAATCTGCACATAAGAGTAAGTATATGtgaatgtaaatataaaaataatctcagtGTTAAAACCGATAGAAACTTACCTCTGTAATAGAATATGTGGAAGATTgctctttaaaaagttttcatttaaaggaaaaaaaatgtttacagtcCAAACATACTTGCAGATCAGAAGTTAGCATCTGTTTTACCAAAGAAAAGTTAGCAGCTGTGACTGCTACAGAGCCACCCAGGTTATACAGAACGAGGCTAGATAAAGGCTGCTTAATGCACTTAACTTAATGTGCTCTTTTGGATTGTATGTAGAAGTGATATTTGAGTTCCTccttaaaattttctttccGGCTAAGAAATTTTACTGTCCTGTGCTAATGATcggggcagaggaaggaaggatcAGAAGGGAGCTCCTTTGTCCAGACTCTGCTTTCTGTAAGCAAGCTCAGCAAACAGCGGGAAGGAACAGGAATTAAAGATCAAGAACACTATCAAGGGAACATTAATGCCCTTTGGGAAGAACGTGTCGCTttgaaaagattattatttGGGTCATTTAGAGCCACAGCATTTAAAGCCCCCAGTCCTACTGCTAGTGCATACAGTACCCTGGCAAGAGGTACTTGGGAGCACTGTCCCTGCTGTCAAACAGACACAGTCCCTCTAGCAAGAGAGACAGTGGGGTTTGCCTTACATTTTAGCTAAGGCCAGGAGGGAATATGCCCCAGCTTCTTTTTGCAAGGATTCTTTTCGTCTGTAGTGGTGAATCAATGCCCTGGTATTCCTACCTTagacttttgttttctaatatatGTCACTAATACTGAGCCCTGTCATTGCCAAGATGGTGAAGGATGACAGgtttctgccttctcttccgCAATAAACACCAGTGCCTGGTTAATCAGGGGGCTAGGCAGCCTCTCTCTTTGCCACGTAAGCTCCCCATCTTAATTAAATCGCACAAATAGCAGAATTACTTGTTCACTGAACGTAGACAGAAATGTAATTCAACTCCATGTTTGAAACAAGCCAGAAAATCCAATTTTCGTTTCCTTGGCAGCTGTCACATTACTAGATTAACCTATAGTTGCACCCTCAAAAAAGCCCTTCTTTGATTAAACGTTAGGTTTTTAAGGTTGTGTCAGTAGAATTTAGAAAACATGTGAGAACTTTCTTCCTCAGAACAGCTTCTGCTAGATCCATCTTTTCATCTGGAAGTCAGCAGCTATGGGAAGAGGACTGTTAGCATGAAACggagaagagatgagaaaagaCGTGTGGGAGCAAGCACAAGAGGAGATCCTGTGCAAGTGAGGAGGCAACCACTGGCCAGCACTCTCCGGTGTCCCCATTTGGGCAATTTGGGTTATACAGACTTCGCTGCCAGTCCTATACACTCCGCAGTTTGGTCAGTAAGCCAGAGCATGCTGAACTGTGAACACGGACACACCATTTCACAACCCCAGTAGCCGAAACTACTGTGAAGCGTTTTGACAGCCCTTTTGGAAGATCTGCTGTTTCTCTACTACTGTCGGGGTCCTGTcctgtttcagaagaaaaacctaGTAAGCTTGTCTTTTGAGCCATTATGGCTATTCATcatagaaagcagaaataaattttttttaaaaatcacaactgCATCTCAAAACTATTCCACATTCaattgtttgtgtgtgtgctttacGTTTCACTTAGAGCCTGCTCAGAGTTGCCACTCTGTTTTCTAGGGTGGAGATCAAAATCCTAAAAGAAGCTTCCCAACTGCAAATTAGACCGGTCCCCAGAGTACAAAATCTGCGTGCAGGAACACTCGCACAGATCCGTCAGTTGCTCTCCAATTCAGCTCTACTAAATCATATGCAGGATATTACTGGAAAGGTTttcctaaaaaaacaaaaagtagtaCAAAGTCCTAATTTATGCCTACCACCAAAGAGTTGCCTTTACTACACAACATGTTTCGTAAAAATCTCTCACCTGTGTTACAATACTGACCACGTTAAATATTGCAAcggagaaaacattttactgtcgccagtaaaatgttttcctgctaGTCCATtgactttaaaatatctgtgagTTAATCCATTTCAAATTACAGACAGATGGTTTATTCTTGGCAAATACTCATCATTTGCTAATCCCAAAGCCAAGTTACCTTTGCATGATTTACTTCAAAACTTTTACATTTAGTTTAGCATTTTTAAGTCCCACTGGATACAAATCC
The nucleotide sequence above comes from Aythya fuligula isolate bAytFul2 chromosome 3, bAytFul2.pri, whole genome shotgun sequence. Encoded proteins:
- the RHOQ gene encoding rho-related GTP-binding protein RhoQ isoform X1, translating into MAHGSAAVMLKCVVVGDGAVGKTCLLMSYANDAFPEEYVPTVFDHYAVSVTVGGKQYLLGLYDTAGQEDYDRLRPLSYPMTDVFLICFSVVNPASFQNVKEEWVPELKEYAPNVPFLLVGTQIDLRDDPKTLARLNDMKEKPLSAEQGQKLAKEIGAYCYVECSALTQKGLKTVFDEAIIAILTPKKHTVKKRIGSRCINCCLIT
- the RHOQ gene encoding rho-related GTP-binding protein RhoQ isoform X2 — encoded protein: MAHGSAAVMLKCVVVGDGAVGKTCLLMSYANDAFPEEYVPTVFDHYAVSVTVGGKQYLLGLYDTAGQEDYDRLRPLSYPMTDVFLICFSVVNPASFQNVKEEWVPELKEYAPNVPFLLVGTQIDLRDDPKTLARLNDMKEKPLSAEQGQKLAKEEPTAMWSVQL